A genomic window from Cucumis melo cultivar AY chromosome 8, USDA_Cmelo_AY_1.0, whole genome shotgun sequence includes:
- the LOC103486071 gene encoding pentatricopeptide repeat-containing protein At2g13420, mitochondrial-like: MAFAKLHCSTLISPLPSTVSFIRFLSSLLPQIQPSEDADLVSQILLHHHNPFHSMESSLQLHSISFSSHLLDQTLLRLTHHSKIALSFFDYANTLPSNPISTTSYNILLDILAKVRQFDAAWHLILQMDHKGTDTFLLLIRRLISSGRTRQAIRAFDDIEGLTGNKVGIDDFCYLLDVLCKYGYVKVAVEVFNKRKEEFGVDVKIYTILIYGWCKIGRFEMAERFLKDMVERGIEPNVVTYNVLLNGVCRRASLHPEGRFEKTIRNAEKVFDEMRKRGIEPDVTSFSIVLHVYSRAHKPELSLDKLKQMKELGISPTVATYTSVIKCLCSCGRLEDAENLVGEMVRSGISPSPTTYNCFFKEYRGRKDGAGALRLYKRMREDRLCAPSLHTYNILLALFLNLDKKQTLKELWNDMKASGVGPDLDSYTTMIHGLCEKQRWSEACQFFVEMIERGFLPQKVTFEMLYRGLIQSDMLRTWRRLKKKLEEESKTYGSEFKNYHIKPYMR; encoded by the coding sequence ATGGCTTTTGCAAAACTCCATTGTTCTACACTCATTTCTCCTCTCCCTTCAACCGTTTCCTTCATCCGctttctctcttctcttcttccccAAATCCAACCCTCTGAAGATGCCGATTTGGTTTCACAAATCCTTCTTCACCATCACAATCCCTTCCATTCCATGGAATCCTCTCTTCAACTTCATTCAATATCTTTTTCCTCTCACCTCCTCGATCAAACCCTTCTCCGCCTCACCCACCACTCCAAAATCGCCCTCTCCTTCTTCGACTACGCCAACACCCTCCCCTCCAACCCCATCTCCACTACCTCCTACAATATCCTCCTTGATATTCTCGCCAAAGTCCGCCAGTTCGACGCCGCCTGGCATTTGATTCTTCAAATGGACCACAAGGGTACCGATACTTTCCTCTTGCTGATTCGCCGCTTGATTTCTTCAGGTCGCACTCGCCAGGCTATTCGAGCGTTTGATGACATTGAGGGGCTTACTGGAAATAAGGTAGGAATTGATGATTTTTGCTATTTGTTGGATGTCCTTTGTAAATATGGCTATGTGAAAGTTGCGGTGGAGGTTTTTAACAAGAGGAAGGAGGAGTTTGGTGTTGATGTGAAGATTTACACGATTTTGATTTATGGGTGGTGTAAGATTGGGCGATTTGAGATGGCGGAGAGGTTTTTGAAGGATATGGTTGAGCGTGGGATTGAGCCCAATGTGGTTACTTATAATGTTTTGTTGAATGGGGTTTGCAGGAGAGCGAGTTTGCATCCAGAGGGGAGGTTTGAGAAGACGATTAGGAATGCAGAGAaggtgtttgatgaaatgcGGAAGAGAGGGATTGAGCCTGATGTGACGAGTTTCTCTATTGTGCTTCATGTTTATAGCCGTGCCCACAAGCCGGAGTTGTCGCTTGATAAGTTGAAGCAGATGAAAGAGCTTGGAATCTCTCCCACGGTGGCAACTTATACATCGGTGATCAAATGCCTCTGCTCTTGTGGGAGGCTTGAGGATGCTGAAAACTTGGTTGGAGAAATGGTGAGAAGTGGAATTTCTCCATCTCCTACAACTTATAACTGTTTCTTCAAAGAGTATAGAGGTAGAAAGGATGGGGCTGGTGCTTTGAGGCTGTACAAGAGAATGAGAGAGGATCGTTTATGTGCTCCTAGTTTGCATACATATAACATATTACTAGCCTTGTTTCTGAATCTGGACAAGAAGCAGACTCTGAAAGAGTTGTGGAATGATATGAAAGCAAGCGGTGTAGGGCCAGATTTGGATTCATATACAACGATGATACACGGGTTGTGTGAGAAGCAGAGATGGAGTGAGGCTTGTCAATTTTTTGTTGAGATGATTGAAAGGGGGTTTCTTCCTCAGAAGGTTACTTTTGAGATGCTTTACAGAGGGTTGATACAATCTGATATGTTGAGAACTTGGAGAAGATTGAAGAAGAAACTGGAAGAAGAGTCTAAAACATATGGCTCCGAGTTCAAAAACTATCACATTAAGCCTTATATGAGATGA